Proteins encoded within one genomic window of Carassius carassius chromosome 22, fCarCar2.1, whole genome shotgun sequence:
- the LOC132098382 gene encoding arg8-vasotocin receptor-like, producing the protein MTDSLNSSSCNCSIAQEAFGLSEGHVAHVKAAVLGCIFVLASFSNLFILHALWKRRKRRTRTQLFLLHLCLADLVVAFFQVLPQLSMEITHRFKGSDLVCRAVKYLQVVGMFASTYMIVAMTIDRYHAVCRPMVSFFRGSFRRYVAISAAWLISLAFSAPQMFIFSLQEVEKNVFDCWATFIEPWGSRIYITWITLSVFVLPAVILIYCQIKICAGIYFNMKRKALQGSTGDGRSSSKGISSAMMKTVKMTFVIILVYTLCWSPFFVVQLWSAWSPNSAPAQGPVFVTIMLLASLNSCTNPWIYLYYS; encoded by the exons ATGACTGATAGTCTTAATTCCAGCAGTTGTAACTGCTCCATCGCGCAGGAAGCGTTTGGTTTATCCGAGGGACACGTTGCGCACGTGAAAGCTGCAGTTCTTGGGTGCATTTTTGTGCTGGCATCATTTAGCAATTTATTCATCCTCCATGCCCTTTGGAAAAGACGGAAAAGACGTACTCGAACTCAGCTATTTCTTCTGCACCTGTGCTTGGCTGACCTGGTGGTCGCTTTCTTTCAAGTCCTGCCGCAGTTATCCATGGAGATCACGCACCGGTTCAAAGGCTCAGATCTGGTGTGCAGAGCAGTTAAGTATCTTCAAGTGGTCGGGATGTTCGCGTCCACGTATATGATCGTGGCCATGACCATAGATCGCTATCACGCAGTCTGTAGACCTATGGTGTCGTTCTTCAGGGGGTCTTTCCGCAGGTATGTTGCCATAAGCGCAGCATGGCTCATCTCCCTGGCGTTCAGTGCTCCGCAGATGTTCATCTTCTCTCTGCAAGAAGTTGAGAAGAATGTTTTCGATTGCTGGGCGACATTTATTGAGCCCTGGGGAAGCAGAATATACATAACGTGGATCACTCTGTCCGTGTTTGTTCTGCCAGCTGTAATCTTGATCTATTGTCAGATAAAGATTTGCGCAGGGATCTATTTCAACATGAAGAGGAAAGCCTTGCAGGGCAGCACGGGTGATGGGCGCTCCAGCTCTAAAGGAATATCAAGCGCAATGATGAAGACTGTCAAAATGACTTTCGTTATCATCCTGGTGTACACCCTCTGCTGGAGCCCGTTCTTCGTGGTCCAGCTCTGGTCAGCTTGGAGTCCGAACAGTGCGCCCGCACAAG GGCCAGTGTTTGTCACTATCATGCTCCTCGCCAGTCTTAACAGCTGCACAAACCCATGGATCTACCTGTACTACAGCTAG